The following are encoded in a window of Carboxydocella sporoproducens DSM 16521 genomic DNA:
- a CDS encoding ATP-binding protein: protein MFYNQIIKLIKTAVYLLPVIILFISHYITINPILHILIWEMFALPVYFLLCENKSTLAIYLIILSTAGIIIEIINYYKSLDIFSLCLILLIHILVVLINSIAALNYNQVLQNQIKLQERLKRLAIIDPLTHLINGKYFLMKLDEEISRAKRENKKFTVAVYKIVNLNKLESGVRNGCLEWNLTRIAEILRQTIRNFDTVARLKDDVFAVLLTNSDLEQAHEIKERFEKKLQENVNTRKWKFSGYSQHDNLYVLAGYAVYPKDHNEGQGLLEVAEQNLEVSEKNYKYKVTQDWLKSERYALMEQMSASLAHEIKNPLTSVRGFIQLLQNREQDFHEKEHLRIILDELDRMNKLIHEFLSFSTKKNTRKFFDINQLIDDIIFIMSSLVHDKNIKIEKRSELKNSLLYGQPEKIKQVFINLIRNSIEAINCNGKITIILQEDGNYLLMSVKDNGCGIDRETIKNIFKPFYTTKETGTGLGLSISAQIIKEHQGEIWVDSERGIGTTFKIKLPRN from the coding sequence TTGTTCTATAATCAAATTATTAAGTTAATAAAAACTGCCGTATATTTATTGCCGGTTATAATATTATTTATCAGCCATTATATTACAATTAATCCAATATTACATATATTAATTTGGGAAATGTTCGCATTACCTGTTTATTTTCTTTTGTGTGAAAATAAAAGTACCCTGGCTATTTATTTGATAATATTATCAACAGCGGGTATAATAATAGAAATCATTAATTATTATAAGTCTTTAGATATATTCTCTCTTTGTTTAATTTTATTAATACATATCCTTGTTGTTTTAATTAATAGTATTGCTGCCTTAAATTATAATCAGGTATTACAGAATCAGATTAAACTACAGGAGCGTTTAAAACGATTAGCTATTATTGATCCATTAACGCATTTAATAAATGGGAAATATTTTTTAATGAAATTGGATGAGGAAATATCGCGTGCTAAAAGAGAGAATAAAAAATTTACTGTTGCAGTATATAAAATAGTTAATTTAAACAAACTGGAATCGGGTGTTAGAAATGGTTGTCTGGAATGGAATCTAACTAGGATTGCTGAAATTTTAAGACAAACCATCAGAAATTTTGATACTGTTGCGCGTTTGAAAGATGATGTTTTTGCAGTTTTATTAACCAATTCTGATTTGGAACAAGCCCACGAGATAAAAGAAAGATTTGAAAAAAAGTTGCAGGAAAATGTAAATACAAGAAAATGGAAATTTAGTGGGTATTCACAACATGATAACCTGTATGTTCTAGCTGGTTATGCTGTTTATCCTAAAGATCATAACGAGGGACAAGGATTATTAGAAGTAGCTGAACAAAATCTTGAAGTGAGCGAAAAAAACTATAAATACAAAGTAACTCAGGATTGGTTGAAATCGGAAAGATATGCATTAATGGAGCAGATGTCTGCCAGCTTGGCCCATGAAATCAAAAACCCATTAACCTCTGTACGAGGTTTCATTCAATTACTACAGAACCGGGAACAAGACTTTCATGAAAAAGAACACTTGCGAATTATCCTGGACGAACTGGATCGTATGAACAAGTTAATTCATGAATTTTTATCTTTTTCAACAAAAAAAAATACACGAAAATTTTTTGATATTAATCAGCTTATTGATGATATAATATTTATTATGTCTAGTTTAGTCCATGACAAAAATATTAAAATTGAAAAAAGGAGTGAGTTAAAGAATTCATTATTGTATGGACAACCCGAGAAAATTAAGCAGGTGTTTATTAACTTAATAAGGAATTCCATTGAAGCAATCAATTGCAATGGCAAGATAACAATTATTTTACAGGAAGATGGGAACTATCTTCTAATGTCCGTTAAAGACAATGGTTGTGGAATAGATAGAGAAACAATAAAAAATATTTTTAAACCATTTTATACGACTAAAGAAACTGGAACAGGATTAGGACTGAGTATATCAGCTCAAATTATAAAAGAACATCAAGGAGAAATTTGGGTAGACAGCGAAAGAGGAATAGGTACTACCTTTAAAATAAAACTGCCCAGAAATTAA
- a CDS encoding alpha/beta-type small acid-soluble spore protein, which yields MPKFVEQLLPKSTLDQFKYEIAKEIGILPKIENGYWGDVTAEECGKVGGEIGGKMVKAMIKRAETMLINKYNI from the coding sequence ATGCCTAAATTTGTAGAACAGTTATTGCCTAAATCCACACTAGATCAGTTCAAGTATGAAATTGCGAAAGAAATAGGTATCTTACCTAAAATTGAAAATGGTTACTGGGGTGATGTTACCGCTGAAGAATGTGGTAAAGTTGGTGGTGAAATTGGAGGAAAGATGGTAAAAGCAATGATTAAAAGAGCCGAGACCATGCTTATAAATAAATATAATATTTAA
- a CDS encoding HyaD/HybD family hydrogenase maturation endopeptidase: MRDKKKSQVLVLGIGNEILQDEGLGIHAARMLEKMNLPEEVEVIAGGTAGLALLPLLKEKDYLIVIDAVNARTEPGAIFKFKPDQVDVYPLEYQLSFHQLGLYDVLRVAQLLGDCPDTTIFGMQPGTISWGMELTPPIADNLPRLVELVVEEINKILGKGPH; the protein is encoded by the coding sequence ATGCGGGACAAGAAAAAGTCGCAGGTATTAGTTCTGGGCATCGGTAATGAAATCCTACAAGATGAAGGTTTAGGGATTCATGCTGCCAGAATGCTGGAAAAAATGAATTTGCCAGAAGAAGTAGAGGTAATTGCCGGTGGGACTGCTGGGTTAGCCCTTTTACCTCTGTTGAAAGAGAAGGATTATTTAATAGTTATCGATGCTGTTAATGCCAGAACGGAACCAGGGGCAATTTTTAAATTCAAGCCAGACCAGGTAGATGTATACCCCCTGGAATACCAGCTATCCTTTCATCAATTGGGTTTGTATGATGTATTAAGGGTTGCGCAGCTATTAGGAGATTGCCCGGATACAACTATTTTTGGGATGCAGCCAGGAACTATTTCCTGGGGTATGGAGCTAACCCCTCCAATAGCTGATAATTTACCACGCCTGGTTGAACTGGTTGTTGAAGAAATCAATAAAATTCTCGGCAAGGGACCCCATTAA
- a CDS encoding nickel-dependent hydrogenase large subunit, translating into MAEKIVIDPVTRIEGHLSITVEVENGVVKDAWSAGTMFRGFEVLLQGKDPRDAVYVTDRVCGVCTGSHGWASALALDEAFGATVPEAGVLMRNLMMGAIWLHDHPLHFYHLSALDYIDVTAVAQYKGNDPKLNAVKDKIVALVQAGDAHPLVPRYQPDEFSVKDPELVTTAVYHYLFALDMQAKAKRMAALLGGKIPHNSAMVVGGFTNFPSVETLNNYRSLLLEQIDFLENVYLKDVLIFGTGPLLPLAQAGIGGGYGNFMAYGGFHDDVEKKNLFFKPGVIVNGNIDQVLEFTPDKITEEITYSWYNGEAKHPSEGETKVNPDKENAYSFVKAPRYEAYAMEVGPLARMLINKPQVLMDVIKKYNIKPGAVARHAARAVEAVLLAKQLLVWVDKMYELIGKGDIKIHDNTKWQPPKEGKGAGLNEAPRGALGHWVNIKDQKIENYQLVVPSTWNFSPRDDKKKRGPVEEALIGVPVPDPKNPINVVRVVRSFDPCLSCAIHLIEPETNEILKYRVL; encoded by the coding sequence ATGGCTGAAAAAATTGTGATTGATCCCGTTACTAGAATAGAAGGTCATTTGAGTATAACAGTAGAAGTTGAAAATGGTGTTGTTAAAGATGCCTGGTCTGCTGGTACAATGTTCCGTGGCTTTGAAGTGCTGTTGCAGGGTAAAGACCCACGGGATGCAGTATATGTAACAGACAGGGTTTGCGGTGTCTGTACTGGTTCTCATGGTTGGGCTTCTGCATTGGCATTAGATGAGGCCTTTGGCGCCACTGTTCCCGAAGCAGGAGTTTTGATGCGTAACCTGATGATGGGGGCAATCTGGTTGCACGACCATCCGCTGCATTTCTATCACTTAAGTGCTTTGGATTACATTGATGTTACTGCTGTTGCCCAGTATAAAGGAAATGATCCCAAGCTTAACGCTGTGAAAGACAAAATTGTTGCCCTGGTGCAGGCTGGTGATGCTCATCCGCTGGTACCCAGATATCAGCCTGATGAGTTTTCTGTAAAGGATCCTGAGCTGGTAACAACTGCTGTTTATCACTATCTATTTGCTCTGGATATGCAGGCTAAGGCCAAGCGTATGGCAGCTTTACTGGGCGGAAAGATTCCTCACAACTCTGCCATGGTAGTAGGTGGATTTACCAATTTCCCATCAGTAGAAACACTGAACAATTATCGTAGCTTGTTACTGGAACAAATTGATTTCCTGGAAAATGTCTATCTGAAGGATGTGCTGATCTTTGGTACAGGGCCTCTACTGCCGCTGGCACAGGCTGGTATTGGAGGCGGTTATGGTAACTTCATGGCTTATGGTGGTTTCCATGATGATGTCGAGAAAAAGAATTTGTTCTTTAAGCCCGGTGTAATTGTTAATGGAAATATTGACCAGGTATTAGAATTTACTCCGGATAAAATAACCGAAGAAATTACCTATTCCTGGTACAATGGTGAAGCTAAACATCCAAGTGAAGGCGAAACTAAAGTAAACCCGGACAAGGAAAACGCTTACTCTTTTGTTAAGGCGCCGCGGTATGAGGCCTATGCAATGGAAGTAGGACCTCTTGCCAGAATGTTGATTAATAAGCCTCAGGTACTGATGGATGTAATTAAGAAATACAATATTAAGCCGGGGGCTGTGGCTCGCCATGCTGCCCGTGCTGTGGAGGCTGTCCTGTTGGCAAAACAGCTGCTGGTATGGGTAGACAAAATGTACGAACTTATTGGCAAAGGCGATATAAAGATTCATGACAATACAAAATGGCAGCCACCCAAAGAAGGAAAAGGTGCTGGTTTAAATGAAGCTCCGCGCGGTGCGCTTGGTCACTGGGTCAATATTAAAGATCAAAAAATTGAAAACTATCAGCTGGTAGTGCCTTCAACCTGGAACTTCTCACCCCGGGATGATAAAAAGAAACGGGGACCGGTTGAAGAGGCATTAATTGGTGTTCCAGTGCCTGATCCGAAGAACCCCATTAATGTAGTACGGGTAGTACGTTCCTTTGACCCGTGTCTCTCATGTGCTATTCACTTAATTGAACCTGAAACTAATGAAATTCTCAAGTATCGAGTATTATAG
- a CDS encoding helix-turn-helix domain-containing protein, translated as MGGIGEELRQARERMNLTLQKVEEETNMRWRYLEALEKEEWDKIPGEAYVKGFLRNYATYLGLDPDEILLRYKTQRFQNVKIGEEEVIKVHRANIKAERKKEKKIFSKLFVVAVGVLAVILVFYIFNKPQNINISQKHPQIAEKKSESPKQQLPVQQPQQPQEKPSETTQPPPTVEKKKIAITVEIVQETSWLQIETEKGIVWQGIAGKGQKLSFESDKMIKLWVGNAAAVKLKVNGQDLGTMGKKGEVIKKTLYPQ; from the coding sequence TTGGGCGGAATTGGTGAAGAACTCAGACAAGCTCGGGAGCGTATGAATTTAACCTTACAAAAAGTAGAAGAAGAAACTAATATGCGCTGGCGTTATTTAGAGGCTCTTGAAAAAGAAGAATGGGACAAGATTCCTGGTGAGGCTTATGTTAAAGGATTTTTACGTAATTATGCAACTTATCTTGGTTTAGACCCCGATGAGATTCTTTTGCGTTACAAAACCCAGCGTTTTCAGAATGTTAAAATAGGGGAAGAAGAGGTAATAAAAGTTCACAGAGCCAATATCAAAGCGGAGAGGAAAAAAGAGAAAAAAATTTTTAGCAAGTTATTTGTAGTAGCTGTAGGAGTCCTGGCGGTAATTTTAGTCTTTTATATTTTTAACAAACCGCAAAACATAAATATTAGTCAAAAACATCCTCAAATAGCTGAAAAAAAGTCAGAAAGCCCTAAACAGCAATTACCAGTACAACAACCCCAGCAACCGCAAGAAAAACCGTCAGAAACAACGCAGCCTCCACCGACCGTTGAAAAGAAAAAAATTGCGATAACAGTAGAGATTGTTCAAGAGACATCCTGGTTGCAGATTGAAACGGAAAAAGGGATTGTCTGGCAGGGAATAGCAGGTAAAGGGCAGAAATTATCATTTGAAAGTGATAAAATGATTAAATTATGGGTGGGTAATGCTGCAGCAGTTAAATTAAAAGTTAACGGCCAGGATCTTGGTACAATGGGCAAGAAAGGTGAAGTTATTAAAAAAACATTATATCCACAGTAA
- a CDS encoding hydrogenase small subunit produces the protein MDLMERLISRGISRRDFVKLCATTAAAIGLGEGAAPQVAAAVESAAKKPAVIWLEGQDCAGCSESFLATIKPSAAEVVLDMISLRYHETVMGSSGTIAEEVLEETIKEGGYVLVVEGSVPTENDKFCYVAGKPWRETLIKAAQNASVVLAAGACSAYGGIPAAGPTGAKGVADVVDEQTKQKVINLPHCPVKPSVLLATIIYYLTYKSAPELDAYRRPKLFYSNLLHDNCPRRGHFENGEFVTDWNDPKQKDYCLLLMGCKGPKTYTNCAQVWWNDGANFCINAGSPCAGCSQPEFYHKFTPLYDKQEIIQKELPGIGATNVDTIGKVIGGAAAVAAAVHFAGSKLTKKEE, from the coding sequence ATGGATTTGATGGAAAGATTGATTTCCCGAGGGATCTCTCGAAGAGACTTTGTAAAACTATGCGCTACCACTGCGGCGGCCATCGGCCTGGGGGAGGGGGCTGCACCACAGGTGGCAGCTGCAGTTGAGAGCGCTGCCAAAAAACCAGCAGTAATCTGGCTGGAAGGGCAGGATTGTGCTGGATGCAGTGAATCTTTTTTGGCTACCATTAAACCCAGTGCAGCTGAAGTTGTACTGGATATGATTTCTTTGCGCTACCACGAAACGGTAATGGGTTCTTCCGGGACCATTGCCGAAGAAGTTCTGGAAGAAACCATTAAAGAGGGTGGCTATGTATTAGTTGTTGAAGGCTCTGTACCAACTGAAAATGATAAGTTTTGTTATGTTGCTGGAAAACCATGGCGTGAAACACTGATTAAAGCAGCGCAAAATGCTAGTGTTGTTCTGGCTGCTGGAGCTTGTTCTGCCTACGGTGGTATTCCAGCTGCTGGACCAACGGGAGCAAAAGGTGTGGCAGATGTGGTTGATGAACAAACCAAGCAAAAGGTGATCAACTTGCCACATTGCCCAGTGAAACCATCAGTACTGCTGGCAACGATTATTTATTACCTTACTTACAAGTCTGCTCCGGAACTGGATGCCTACAGACGCCCAAAACTATTCTACAGTAACCTCTTACATGACAATTGTCCGCGCCGTGGTCATTTTGAAAATGGCGAGTTTGTTACCGACTGGAATGATCCGAAACAAAAGGATTATTGTTTGTTACTGATGGGGTGCAAGGGACCAAAAACCTATACCAACTGTGCTCAGGTCTGGTGGAATGATGGTGCCAACTTCTGTATTAATGCAGGTTCTCCCTGCGCTGGTTGTTCACAACCAGAGTTTTATCATAAATTTACTCCCTTATATGACAAACAGGAAATTATTCAGAAGGAACTGCCTGGTATTGGAGCAACTAATGTTGATACCATCGGAAAAGTAATCGGTGGTGCTGCTGCTGTTGCTGCAGCTGTCCATTTTGCAGGAAGCAAACTTACCAAGAAAGAAGAATAA
- a CDS encoding Fur family transcriptional regulator → MSKTIEEICQLLAEKDYKLTPQRRIIMETFLEHGERHLSAEDIYSLVKSKHPEIGMATVYRTLDLLADLGVLQKMNFGDGRSRYEFSEQDEHHHHHLICLSCGEVLEFADDLLDSLEKAIAEATQFKITDHQLKFYGYCKKCQ, encoded by the coding sequence GTGTCTAAAACTATTGAAGAGATTTGCCAGCTTTTAGCAGAGAAAGATTATAAATTAACACCCCAGCGTAGGATTATCATGGAAACCTTTCTTGAGCATGGTGAAAGACATTTATCGGCCGAGGATATCTACAGTTTGGTCAAATCCAAACATCCTGAAATTGGAATGGCAACTGTATATCGTACACTAGATTTACTGGCGGATTTAGGTGTTTTACAAAAAATGAATTTTGGTGATGGGAGAAGTAGATATGAATTTAGTGAACAAGATGAACATCATCATCATCATTTAATTTGTTTATCCTGTGGAGAAGTATTGGAGTTTGCTGATGATTTACTGGATTCCCTGGAGAAAGCAATAGCTGAGGCAACTCAGTTCAAAATAACAGATCATCAGCTTAAGTTTTATGGTTACTGCAAGAAATGTCAGTAA
- the pgsA gene encoding CDP-diacylglycerol--glycerol-3-phosphate 3-phosphatidyltransferase: MNLANKLTLIRIFLVPIFMIILVSKLPYGKWIAFAVFLLAASTDGLDGYIARSRKQITRLGKFLDPLADKLLISAALVSLVELREIPAWVAIIIIGREFAITGLRSIVAAEGVVVSASILGKLKTIMQIVAISAYLINFPFASVFMGLAVIMTIWSGVDYYLKLRPWLKNK, encoded by the coding sequence ATGAATCTAGCTAATAAATTAACATTGATCCGGATCTTTTTAGTACCAATATTTATGATAATACTCGTAAGCAAATTGCCTTACGGAAAGTGGATTGCCTTTGCAGTTTTTCTTCTGGCAGCATCAACTGATGGACTTGATGGTTATATTGCCCGTTCTCGAAAACAGATTACACGACTAGGTAAATTTCTGGATCCTTTAGCTGATAAATTACTGATTTCAGCGGCTCTAGTTTCACTTGTTGAGCTACGGGAAATTCCAGCCTGGGTTGCAATAATTATTATAGGACGTGAGTTTGCCATTACAGGGTTACGGTCTATTGTTGCTGCAGAAGGTGTTGTTGTAAGCGCAAGCATATTAGGTAAGTTAAAAACTATCATGCAAATAGTTGCGATTAGTGCCTATTTGATTAATTTCCCTTTTGCTTCGGTTTTTATGGGTTTGGCAGTGATAATGACAATTTGGTCTGGAGTTGACTATTATTTAAAACTAAGGCCGTGGCTTAAAAATAAGTAA
- the cybH gene encoding Ni/Fe-hydrogenase, b-type cytochrome subunit, translated as MAHSADHPRTTRVYHWINLVSMAVLILTGFYIHRPFAPGYMFEARLLHFIFMYVLFFNLLGRIIYAFLGRYADAGQFSFGIKDIKALWEVVKYYAFIGPHPQKSGKYNALQKLSYLGIVVIILFQAVTGFALYRPELFSSVVTTLGGLHALRMTHYLVMWIIIAFTIIHVYMASTETPEQVKLMLFGIEEGKEHAGQEKVAGISSGHR; from the coding sequence ATGGCTCATTCGGCCGACCACCCGCGCACTACCAGGGTTTATCATTGGATCAATCTTGTTTCAATGGCTGTGCTAATATTGACTGGTTTTTATATTCACCGACCTTTTGCTCCTGGTTATATGTTTGAGGCCAGGTTGTTACATTTCATTTTCATGTATGTGCTGTTTTTCAACCTCTTGGGCAGAATAATTTATGCTTTTTTAGGCAGATATGCTGATGCTGGCCAGTTTTCCTTTGGCATTAAGGATATTAAGGCTTTATGGGAAGTAGTAAAGTATTATGCTTTCATTGGGCCCCATCCCCAAAAAAGCGGGAAGTATAATGCTCTGCAAAAACTCTCCTACCTGGGGATTGTGGTAATAATCCTGTTCCAGGCAGTAACTGGTTTTGCCCTTTATCGGCCAGAACTCTTTTCCTCTGTGGTTACTACTCTAGGAGGATTACATGCTTTACGGATGACCCATTACCTGGTGATGTGGATTATCATCGCTTTCACCATTATCCATGTATATATGGCCTCAACAGAAACACCTGAACAGGTAAAATTGATGCTATTTGGTATAGAAGAAGGTAAAGAACATGCGGGACAAGAAAAAGTCGCAGGTATTAGTTCTGGGCATCGGTAA
- the rimO gene encoding 30S ribosomal protein S12 methylthiotransferase RimO: MVRVGLVSLGCAKNRVDSEVMLGHLFNKGYTITDNAEEADVLIINTCGFIQSAKEESIETILEMAQYKEKGKCQALVVTGCLSKKYHDELEKELPEVDGFLGTNEIDKIGDVVEQILAGKKIAEVNKKDDYLYDSSKPRILTTPNFYAYVKVAEGCNNRCHYCTIPVIRGAFRSRKKEDILNEINLLGERGVKEILLIAQDTTSYGLDLYGKPELVDLLQEINNNNNINWIRVLYSYPIFFSDELIKTIKNLPKVCHYLDIPLQHCSDKILTTMNRKGNKQFIKDLVYKLRTEIPDIVLRTSFIVGLPGETEDDFNELLEFMQEMQFDRVGIFTYSREDGTVAYNMENQVPENLKKQRWERAMQVQQEISYAKNQQRVGKTFLVLVEGTTSEGLYFGRSQYEAPEVDGKIFFSSNQSLASGNFVNIRITEAYEYDLLGEIVHESS; encoded by the coding sequence ATGGTTAGAGTAGGACTTGTATCATTGGGATGCGCAAAAAACCGGGTTGATTCAGAAGTAATGTTGGGACATTTGTTTAATAAAGGATATACTATAACCGATAATGCCGAGGAAGCTGATGTGTTGATTATAAACACCTGTGGCTTTATTCAGTCTGCAAAAGAGGAATCTATAGAAACTATTCTTGAAATGGCACAATATAAAGAAAAGGGTAAATGTCAGGCTCTTGTGGTTACTGGGTGTTTGAGTAAGAAATATCATGATGAATTAGAAAAAGAACTTCCTGAAGTAGATGGTTTTCTGGGTACTAATGAAATCGATAAAATCGGTGATGTAGTTGAACAGATACTGGCTGGTAAAAAAATCGCCGAAGTTAATAAAAAAGATGATTACCTTTATGACTCGTCTAAACCACGTATCTTAACAACCCCTAATTTTTATGCGTATGTAAAAGTAGCAGAGGGTTGTAATAACCGCTGCCATTATTGTACAATCCCGGTAATCAGAGGAGCGTTTCGCAGTCGTAAGAAAGAAGATATTTTAAATGAAATTAATTTATTAGGAGAACGGGGAGTAAAGGAAATCCTATTAATAGCGCAAGATACTACCAGTTATGGTCTTGACCTGTATGGTAAGCCAGAGTTAGTTGATTTATTACAAGAAATCAATAATAATAACAATATAAATTGGATTAGAGTATTATACAGCTATCCTATATTTTTTTCCGATGAATTAATCAAAACCATTAAGAATTTGCCGAAAGTCTGTCATTACCTTGATATTCCTTTACAACATTGTAGTGATAAAATTTTAACCACTATGAACCGAAAAGGTAATAAACAGTTCATAAAAGATTTAGTTTATAAGCTGCGGACTGAGATACCAGATATAGTTTTGCGTACCAGTTTTATAGTAGGTTTGCCTGGCGAAACCGAAGATGACTTTAATGAGTTATTGGAGTTCATGCAAGAAATGCAATTTGACCGGGTTGGAATTTTTACTTATTCCCGGGAAGACGGAACCGTTGCTTACAATATGGAGAACCAAGTGCCTGAAAACCTTAAAAAACAACGTTGGGAAAGAGCTATGCAGGTACAACAAGAAATATCCTATGCCAAAAACCAGCAACGAGTAGGGAAAACCTTTTTAGTTTTAGTTGAAGGGACAACTTCTGAAGGATTATATTTTGGTCGGAGCCAGTATGAGGCTCCCGAAGTGGATGGCAAAATCTTTTTCTCATCAAATCAGAGTTTAGCCTCAGGTAATTTTGTTAATATAAGGATTACTGAAGCTTACGAGTATGATTTGTTAGGGGAGATTGTGCATGAATCTAGCTAA
- a CDS encoding YgiQ family radical SAM protein, with protein sequence MQQPEFVPMSKEEMSNLGWHYLDFILITGDAYVDHPSFGSAIISRVLIENGFKVGIIDQPNWKKKDDFKKLGAPRFGFLVTAGNLDSMVNHYTAAKKRRKRDAYSPGGKMGLRPDYPTLVYTQVIKEIFPDKKVILGGIEASLRRFAHYDFWQDKILPSFLILSGADLLLYGMAEKSIVELALELKKGSKGNYKNIRGLCYVASKEEIGTLDPKNVIFLPDYESICRDKLVYAEAFRKQYLEQDPFWGKILIQPYRDKGFLVQNPPAFPLKETEFDQIYELPFQRKWHPIYDKDGGVPALSEVIFSITANRGCYGGCNFCALTMHQGRIVQSRSKESIVEEAKKLVNQPEFKGYIHDIGGPTANFLGPACSKQAVAGACKNRQCLFPEPCEHLKPRHDKFLEILRSVRNLKGIKKVFVRSGIRYDYLLADREREKIVEELCKHHISGQLKVAPEHISKVVLYCMGKPAIEQFEEFKQLYELTNRRLGLKQYLVPYLMSSHPGSTLEDAVKLAVYLKKNKMKVEQVQDFIPTPGSLSTTMYYTGINPLTGKKVYVPKSMHDKALQRALIQYWLPQNYHLVKEALIKTGHSELIGNGPGCLIPAKPPKIDIQQRS encoded by the coding sequence ATGCAACAACCAGAGTTTGTACCGATGTCAAAAGAGGAAATGAGTAATTTAGGCTGGCATTATCTTGACTTTATTCTGATCACAGGTGATGCCTATGTTGACCATCCCAGTTTTGGCTCTGCTATTATTAGCAGAGTATTAATTGAAAATGGCTTTAAAGTAGGGATTATCGACCAACCCAACTGGAAGAAAAAGGATGATTTTAAAAAGTTAGGAGCACCTCGTTTTGGCTTCCTGGTAACAGCCGGTAATTTGGACTCCATGGTAAATCATTATACAGCGGCCAAAAAAAGAAGAAAAAGAGATGCCTATTCCCCTGGCGGGAAAATGGGATTAAGACCTGATTATCCGACTCTAGTTTATACCCAGGTTATTAAAGAAATTTTTCCGGATAAAAAGGTGATTCTTGGCGGCATTGAAGCAAGTCTGCGGCGTTTTGCCCACTATGACTTCTGGCAGGACAAAATTTTACCTTCTTTTTTAATCCTTTCAGGAGCTGATCTGTTGTTATACGGGATGGCGGAAAAAAGTATTGTAGAGCTAGCATTAGAATTAAAGAAAGGTAGTAAGGGTAATTATAAAAATATTCGTGGTTTATGTTATGTTGCTTCAAAAGAAGAAATTGGTACTTTAGATCCAAAGAATGTGATATTTTTGCCTGATTATGAGAGTATTTGTCGGGATAAGCTGGTATATGCTGAAGCATTTCGAAAACAATATCTTGAACAGGATCCTTTTTGGGGTAAAATTTTAATTCAACCTTATCGAGACAAGGGATTTCTAGTTCAAAATCCGCCAGCTTTTCCCCTTAAGGAAACTGAATTTGATCAGATTTATGAATTGCCTTTTCAAAGAAAATGGCATCCAATCTATGACAAGGATGGAGGAGTGCCGGCTCTTTCCGAGGTGATATTTTCCATAACTGCTAATCGTGGTTGCTATGGCGGTTGCAACTTTTGCGCTTTAACAATGCATCAAGGGCGAATCGTTCAAAGTAGAAGCAAAGAATCAATTGTAGAGGAAGCAAAAAAATTAGTTAACCAGCCAGAGTTTAAAGGCTATATTCATGATATTGGTGGACCAACTGCTAATTTTTTAGGACCTGCCTGTTCTAAACAGGCAGTGGCCGGAGCGTGTAAAAACAGACAGTGTTTATTTCCTGAACCCTGTGAACATTTAAAACCCAGACATGATAAATTTCTGGAAATATTACGAAGTGTACGTAACCTAAAAGGGATAAAAAAAGTCTTTGTTCGATCTGGTATTAGATATGATTATTTACTGGCAGATAGAGAAAGGGAGAAAATAGTTGAGGAATTATGTAAACATCACATTAGTGGGCAGTTGAAAGTAGCACCTGAGCACATTTCAAAGGTTGTCCTTTACTGTATGGGGAAACCAGCAATAGAACAATTCGAAGAGTTTAAACAGCTTTATGAGCTAACTAATAGAAGGTTAGGGCTTAAACAGTATCTGGTACCCTACTTAATGTCTTCCCATCCAGGTAGTACACTGGAAGATGCGGTAAAATTAGCGGTATATTTAAAGAAAAATAAAATGAAGGTAGAACAGGTGCAGGATTTTATTCCTACCCCTGGCAGTTTATCTACGACTATGTATTATACCGGCATTAACCCTCTAACAGGCAAAAAGGTGTATGTTCCGAAAAGTATGCATGATAAAGCTTTACAAAGAGCTTTAATTCAGTACTGGTTACCACAAAATTATCATCTGGTAAAAGAGGCTTTGATTAAGACAGGGCATAGTGAATTGATTGGCAACGGCCCAGGCTGTTTGATTCCCGCTAAGCCTCCGAAGATTGACATTCAACAGCGAAGTTAA